A window from Manis javanica isolate MJ-LG chromosome 10, MJ_LKY, whole genome shotgun sequence encodes these proteins:
- the LOC118972213 gene encoding olfactory receptor 6C2-like, with the protein MGNQSVVRMFMILGLTSDPQLEILVFTILFITYTFSVIENLTIVSPILLDSHLQTVRSLFLQNFSSLEISLTTSCVHTYLYMIGSGNKVITIKACFIQVFFVILFGGTEFFLLAVMSYDRCVVICKPLHYVTIMNSRVCRNLILCCWTSGLLIILPPLGLSLNLEFCDSVIDHFVCDASPILKNSCTDTWFIEQLAILCAVLTLIVTLMCVVVSYMYIIRTVLRSPSSQQRKKAFSTCSSHMIVVSVSYGSCIFMYINPSAKDEVSINKAVSLLIVSVAPLLNPFIYTLRNKQVKQSFHGILKRFLSKKY; encoded by the coding sequence ATGGGAAACCAGTCAGTGGTGAGGATGTTCATGATCCTGGGACTGACAAGTGACCCACAGCTAGAGATTCTGGTTTTTACCATTTTGTTTATCACATATACCTTTAGTGTAATTGAGAATCTGACCATAGTTTCTCCCATCTTGTTGGATTCTCATTTACAAACAGTTAGGtctctttttcttcaaaatttctcttcCCTAGAAATCTCACTCACAACTTCCTGTGTCCACACATACCTGTACATGATAGGAAGTGGGAACAAAGTCATTACCATCAAAGCCTGCTTCATTCAAGTATTTTTTGTCATCCTCTTTGGAGGAACAGAGTTTTTTCTGTTGgctgtgatgtcctatgaccgctgtGTGGtcatctgcaaacccctgcattacGTGACCATTATGAACAGCAGAGTCTGCAGGAACCTCATCCTCTGTTGTTGGACATCTGGCTTACTGATCATCCTTCCACCCCTTGGTTTGAGCCTTAATCTGGAATTCTGTGACTCTGTTATTGACCATTTTGTCTGTGATGCTTCTCCAATACTGAAGAACTCATGTACAGATACGTGGTTCATAGAACAGCTGGCCATACTCTGTGCTGTGTTGACTCTCATCGTGACActtatgtgtgtggttgtgtccTACATGTACATCATTAGGACGGTTCTAAGATCACCCTCTTCCCAGCAGAGGAAaaaagccttttccacctgttctTCCCACATGATCGTGGTTTCCGTCAGCTATGGCAGCTGCATTTTTATGTATATCAACCCTTCAGCTAAGGACGAGGTGTCCATTAAtaaggctgtttctctgcttatTGTGTCTGTTGCCCCTTTGTTGAACCCCTTCATTTATACCCTTAGAAATAAACAAGTTAAGCAGTCTTTCCATGGTATTCtcaaaagattcctttcaaagaAATACTAG
- the LOC118972212 gene encoding olfactory receptor 6C2-like: protein MRNHSAITMFNLLGLTSDPQLEILVFLFLFISYTLSLIENLTIILLILGDSHLKTAMYFFLQNFSFLEIALTTACVPTYLYIISSGNKAISIKACFSQIFFIVLFGAAEYFLLAVMSYDRYVAICKPLHYVTIMNSRVCRNLILSCWVSGLLIILPPLGLSLNLEFCDSVIDHFFCDAFPILKNSCSDTWFIEQLVIFGGVLTFLMTLVCVVLSYIYIVRMVLRLPSAQQMKKAFSTCSSHMIVASIAYGSCIFVYIKPSAKDELAINNKQVSVLIVSIVPLLNPFIYTLRNEQVKQSFHDTLKRLVLLPKKF from the coding sequence ATGAGAAACCATTCAGCAATAACAATGTTCAACCTACTGGGACTGACAAGTGACCCACAGCTAGAGAttttggtttttctatttctgtttatatCATACACATTAAGTTTAATTGAGAATCTTACCATAATTTTGCTTATCTTGGGGGATTCTCATTTAAAAAcagctatgtatttttttcttcaaaatttctctttcttagaaATTGCACTCACAACGGCCTGTGTCCCCACATACCTGTACATCATATCAAGTGGGAACAAAGCCATCAGCATCAAAGCCTGCTTCagccaaatattttttattgtcctCTTTGGAGCTGCAGAATATTTTCTCTTGgctgtgatgtcctatgaccgctatgtggccatctgcaaacccctgcattaTGTGACCATCATGAACAGCAGAGTCTGCAGGAACCTCATCCTCAGTTGTTGGGTATCTGGCTTATTGATCATCCTTCCACCCCTTGGTTTGAGCCTTAATCTGGAATTCTGTGACTCTGTTATTGACCATTTTTTCTGTGACGCTTTTCCAATACTGAAGAATTCATGCTCAGATACATGGTTCATAGAGCAGCTGGTTATATTTGGTGGTGTTTTAACCTTCCTAATGACCCTAGTGTGTGTAGTTCTGTCCTATATTTACATCGTTAGGATGGTTCTAAGATTACCCTCAGCCCAGCAAATGAAAAAAGCCTTTTCCACTTGTTCTTCTCATATGATTGTAGCTTCCATCGCATATGGCAGCTGCATTTTTGTATATATCAAACCTTCAGCTAAAGATGAGCTGGCCATTAATAATAAGCAGGTTTCTGTGCTCATTGTGTCTATTGTCCCTTTGTTGAACCCCTTCATTTATACCCtgagaaatgaacaagtgaagCAGTCATTCCACGACACCCTCAAAAGACTTGTGCTTCTTCCAAAGAAATTTTAG